The following proteins are encoded in a genomic region of Methylobacterium tardum:
- a CDS encoding PAS domain-containing protein — MPESATSEFPLFLAGGGQMGAMMRCHDWSGSTLGPPATWPPCLRSTVSLLLGSRFPMFVAFGPELGFLYNDAYAEILGGKHPAALGARFRDIWSEIWPDIAPLVETALAGEPTWSDDMPLTMNRRGFGEQTWFTFSYSPVRDESGRVAGMFCACTETTGRVLAETGLREAEARLRAVTDHLPGGYVYQIATPRDGSSRRFLYVSQGFERMTGVSAEAVLADPAAAYDLILPEHRPRIAEAEAAAVRDLAHFDVEAPMRRPDGSLVWTRIISAPREVDNQLVWDGLHLDDTARRNTEEQLRESEARLRLATDAAEVGLWDVDEVNGTMFWPARVKAMFGISPDVPVSMADYYAGLHPEDREVTGAAYAAAADPDRRAVYDVEFRTVGKEDGVVRWVAAKGRGVFEGGRCIRVIGTAIDITARKQAEAALRDSEEQFRVLSQVLPNFVWVTDPDGRAYWFNERVYAYAGVEPGELDANGWRAIIHPDDGERVAREWLAAVGSLTNYECEYRLRRADGTYRWFLARAQPVLAGDTAVVRWVGTSTDIDDQKRVMAELVRFNEALEQRVAERTAEHDRVWRNSRDLLVVVGADGVFKAVNPAWEAILGYGPAEVTGRHFGEFIWPDDAESTRSALERAVTSGPLTDFENRYRHKDGTPRWISWRTAIEGDLVYAYGRDVTAEKVQAEALRDAEEALRQSQKLEAVGQLTGGVAHDFNNLLTIIRSSVDFLRRPDLAEERRGRYLNAVSETVDRAAKLTGQLLAFARRQTLKPETLDVGARLAVVGDLLDTVTGARIRVVTELPDHPCFVRVDASQFETALVNMAVNARDAMDGSGTLTLRLRCGAPLPSIRGHAGAEGPFAAVSLSDTGSGIPADLLSRVFEPFFTTKEVGKGTGLGLSQVFGFAKQSGGDVDVHSTPDQGTTFTLYLPQVEAEFAVRGDAGEAASVDPGGAGQRVLVVEDNVEVGRFATQILEDLGYITTWATNAEEALDKLGSDGAGFDVVFSDVVMPGIGGIELARILQRRLPHLPVVLASGYSHVLAQESSNGFELLQKPYSADQVSRMLRKVAGGRRRRDAARVTGN; from the coding sequence ATGCCAGAAAGCGCCACCTCCGAGTTCCCGCTCTTCCTCGCAGGGGGCGGTCAGATGGGCGCGATGATGCGCTGCCACGATTGGTCCGGCTCAACGCTGGGACCACCCGCGACCTGGCCGCCATGCCTCCGCTCCACCGTGAGCCTGCTGCTCGGTTCGCGCTTCCCGATGTTCGTGGCCTTCGGGCCTGAACTCGGCTTCCTCTACAACGACGCCTATGCGGAGATTCTCGGCGGCAAGCATCCCGCTGCGCTCGGTGCTCGCTTCCGAGACATCTGGTCGGAGATCTGGCCCGACATCGCGCCGCTCGTGGAGACGGCGCTCGCGGGCGAGCCGACCTGGTCCGACGACATGCCGCTGACCATGAACCGGCGCGGCTTCGGCGAGCAGACTTGGTTCACCTTCTCCTACTCGCCGGTGCGCGACGAGAGCGGGCGCGTTGCCGGCATGTTCTGCGCCTGCACCGAGACCACCGGGCGCGTGCTGGCCGAGACCGGCCTGCGGGAGGCGGAGGCACGCCTCAGGGCCGTGACCGACCACCTGCCGGGCGGCTACGTCTACCAGATCGCCACGCCTCGCGACGGTTCGAGCCGGCGCTTTCTGTACGTCTCGCAGGGCTTCGAGCGCATGACCGGCGTCTCGGCCGAGGCCGTGCTGGCCGATCCGGCCGCGGCCTACGACCTGATCCTGCCCGAGCACCGCCCCCGCATCGCCGAGGCCGAGGCAGCCGCCGTGCGGGACCTCGCGCATTTCGACGTCGAGGCGCCCATGCGCCGTCCCGACGGCAGCCTCGTCTGGACCCGCATCATCTCCGCGCCGCGTGAAGTCGACAACCAACTCGTATGGGACGGCCTGCACCTCGACGATACCGCCCGCAGGAACACCGAGGAGCAGTTGCGCGAGAGCGAGGCGCGCCTGCGACTCGCCACCGATGCCGCCGAGGTCGGCTTGTGGGACGTGGACGAGGTCAACGGTACGATGTTCTGGCCGGCTCGGGTGAAGGCGATGTTCGGGATCTCGCCGGATGTGCCGGTCTCCATGGCCGATTACTATGCGGGGCTGCACCCGGAGGACCGGGAGGTCACCGGTGCGGCCTATGCCGCCGCAGCGGACCCGGACCGGCGCGCCGTCTACGACGTCGAGTTTCGCACGGTGGGCAAGGAGGACGGCGTCGTGCGCTGGGTGGCCGCCAAGGGCCGCGGCGTCTTCGAGGGCGGGCGCTGCATCCGGGTCATCGGCACGGCCATCGACATCACCGCCCGCAAGCAGGCCGAGGCGGCACTGCGCGACAGCGAGGAGCAGTTCCGCGTCCTCTCCCAGGTTTTGCCGAATTTCGTCTGGGTCACCGACCCGGATGGCCGCGCTTACTGGTTCAACGAGCGTGTCTACGCCTATGCGGGTGTCGAGCCGGGAGAGCTCGACGCGAACGGTTGGCGGGCCATCATCCACCCTGACGATGGAGAGCGCGTGGCCAGGGAGTGGCTGGCGGCGGTCGGGAGCCTCACCAACTACGAGTGCGAGTACCGCCTGCGGCGCGCCGATGGGACCTACCGCTGGTTCCTGGCCCGGGCGCAGCCGGTGCTGGCGGGCGACACCGCGGTCGTGCGCTGGGTCGGCACCAGCACCGACATCGACGACCAGAAACGCGTGATGGCCGAGCTCGTGCGCTTCAACGAGGCCTTGGAGCAGCGCGTCGCCGAGCGCACCGCCGAGCACGACCGGGTCTGGCGCAACTCGCGCGACCTGCTGGTCGTGGTGGGCGCCGACGGCGTGTTCAAGGCGGTGAACCCGGCCTGGGAGGCGATTCTGGGCTACGGCCCCGCGGAGGTCACGGGCCGGCACTTCGGCGAATTCATCTGGCCTGACGATGCCGAGTCGACCCGGTCGGCCCTGGAACGGGCCGTGACGTCGGGGCCGCTCACCGACTTCGAGAACCGCTACCGGCACAAGGATGGCACCCCGCGCTGGATCTCATGGCGCACGGCCATCGAGGGCGACCTCGTCTACGCCTATGGGCGCGACGTCACCGCCGAGAAGGTGCAGGCGGAGGCGCTCCGGGACGCCGAGGAGGCGCTCCGGCAGTCGCAGAAGCTGGAGGCGGTTGGGCAACTGACCGGGGGCGTGGCCCACGACTTCAACAACCTGCTGACCATCATCCGCTCGTCGGTGGACTTCCTGCGACGGCCGGACCTCGCCGAGGAGCGCCGGGGCCGGTACCTCAACGCCGTCTCGGAGACGGTGGATCGCGCGGCCAAACTGACCGGCCAGCTCCTCGCCTTCGCCCGGCGGCAGACCCTGAAGCCCGAGACGCTCGACGTCGGCGCACGCCTGGCCGTCGTCGGAGACCTGCTCGACACAGTCACGGGCGCTCGCATCCGGGTGGTGACCGAGCTACCGGATCACCCGTGCTTCGTCCGTGTGGACGCCAGCCAGTTCGAGACGGCGCTGGTGAACATGGCGGTGAATGCACGCGACGCCATGGACGGCTCGGGAACGCTGACGCTGCGCCTTCGATGCGGCGCACCGCTGCCATCGATCCGCGGCCATGCCGGCGCTGAAGGCCCCTTCGCGGCTGTCTCTCTCAGCGACACCGGCTCGGGAATACCAGCGGACCTGTTGTCCCGCGTCTTCGAGCCGTTCTTCACCACGAAGGAGGTCGGCAAGGGCACCGGCCTCGGCCTCAGCCAGGTCTTCGGCTTCGCCAAGCAGTCGGGCGGCGACGTCGACGTGCACAGCACACCGGACCAGGGCACCACCTTCACGCTCTACCTGCCCCAGGTCGAGGCGGAGTTCGCCGTTCGCGGGGACGCCGGGGAGGCGGCATCCGTGGATCCGGGCGGGGCAGGCCAAAGGGTGCTGGTGGTCGAGGACAACGTCGAGGTCGGACGCTTCGCCACCCAGATCCTAGAGGACCTGGGCTACATCACCACGTGGGCGACCAACGCCGAAGAGGCGCTTGACAAGCTCGGCTCCGACGGCGCCGGCTTCGACGTCGTGTTCTCGGACGTCGTCATGCCGGGTATCGGTGGGATCGAGCTCGCCCGCATCCTGCAGCGGCGGCTGCCGCACCTGCCGGTGGTCCTGGCCTCCGGTTACAGCCACGTTCTGGCACAGGAGAGTTCGAACGGCTTCGAACTCTTGCAGAAGCCGTACTCGGCCGACCAGGTCTCGCGCATGCTTCGCAAGGTGGCCGGTGGCAGGCGCCGGCGGGACGCTGCCCGCGTGACGGGAAACTGA
- a CDS encoding histidine phosphatase family protein yields the protein MQQRWPSRLWIVRHGESAGNVAAEAANGASLARIDIAERDVDVPLSPRGERQADAVGSWFADLPAGERPETILTSPYLRAVQTSDRIRAAGGLTKDAPAHVVDERLREKELGILDRLTWTGVEQLHPEQAEMRRRLGKFYHRPPSGESWCDVILRLRSALDTVSLHHGGKRVLIVAHQVVVLCLRYLIEEMTESEILAVDAAGDVANCSVTEYAFRPSVGTTGRLALVRYNFVAPVAEAGAPITSEPDANVAAR from the coding sequence ATGCAGCAGCGATGGCCGAGCCGATTGTGGATCGTGCGGCACGGTGAGAGCGCCGGCAACGTCGCCGCCGAGGCGGCGAACGGCGCGAGCCTGGCGCGGATCGACATAGCCGAGCGGGACGTCGACGTGCCACTCAGCCCACGCGGCGAACGGCAGGCCGACGCCGTTGGGAGTTGGTTCGCAGACCTCCCGGCGGGCGAGCGCCCTGAAACCATTCTGACCTCGCCGTACCTGCGGGCCGTGCAGACCTCCGACCGCATCCGCGCCGCGGGCGGCCTGACGAAGGACGCGCCGGCACACGTGGTCGACGAGCGATTGCGCGAGAAGGAGCTCGGCATCCTCGACCGGCTGACGTGGACTGGCGTCGAGCAACTGCATCCCGAGCAAGCCGAGATGCGCCGGCGCCTAGGCAAGTTCTACCACCGCCCGCCATCCGGCGAGAGTTGGTGCGACGTGATCCTGCGCCTGAGGAGCGCGCTGGACACGGTCTCGCTGCACCATGGCGGCAAGCGGGTTCTCATCGTCGCGCATCAGGTCGTCGTGCTGTGCCTGCGCTACTTGATTGAGGAGATGACCGAGTCAGAGATCCTGGCCGTCGACGCCGCGGGTGACGTCGCGAACTGTTCGGTGACGGAGTACGCGTTCCGGCCAAGCGTCGGCACCACCGGCAGGTTGGCGCTGGTGCGCTACAACTTCGTCGCGCCCGTCGCCGAGGCTGGGGCGCCGATCACCTCCGAGCCCGACGCGAACGTGGCCGCCCGATGA
- a CDS encoding response regulator, whose protein sequence is MRLSTADMLGEPGSAVVKAVWGEAALGMVDRGERFDLLVTDHFMPGITGTDLARPVWSLQPDGPVLLVSGYAENDGVAAGLPQLTKPLREDELASSLARLDHALSSARVAGIAARSYQDVHLTV, encoded by the coding sequence GTGCGCCTGAGCACGGCCGACATGCTGGGCGAGCCCGGATCTGCCGTGGTCAAGGCAGTCTGGGGCGAGGCGGCGTTGGGCATGGTCGACCGCGGCGAGCGCTTCGACCTGCTCGTGACCGACCACTTCATGCCCGGCATCACCGGCACCGATTTGGCACGCCCCGTCTGGAGCCTGCAGCCTGATGGGCCCGTGCTCTTGGTTTCCGGCTACGCGGAGAACGACGGCGTCGCGGCCGGCCTGCCGCAGCTCACCAAGCCCTTGCGCGAGGATGAGCTCGCGTCGAGCCTCGCCCGGTTGGATCACGCCTTATCCTCAGCCCGCGTTGCGGGCATTGCTGCTCGTTCTTACCAAGATGTTCATCTAACCGTGTGA